Within Gammaproteobacteria bacterium, the genomic segment GGCAGGCGCCCTCACCGACCAGTAGAAACCGTCGAACCGGCCCGCGGCCGGTTCGACTCCTTTTCCATACCCCACACCTGCGACGATATTTCGTGGGAGCGGCATCTTGCCGCGACGACTTCGCGGCTGGAAGCCGCTCCCACGAAACAACCTCGAAGTCGCGGCTGGAAGCCGCTCCTGCGAGACATCGTCGCAGGTAATTCGCGGCTGAAGCCGCTCCTACAGGTCGAGAGAATTGAGGATACCGCGCGCGGCTTCGCGCCCCTCGAATACGGCGGTGACGACCAGGTCGGCACCGCGCACCATGTCACCGCCGGCAAAAACCTTCGGGTTGCTGGTGCGGAACGGCGTTGCCGGGTCCGGCGAGACCGCCACGCGGCCGTCGGGCAGCAGGTCGATGCCGTGCTCGGCCAGCCACGGTGCCGGGCTGGGGCGAAAACCGAAGGCAATGACCACCGCATCGGCAGGAATAACTTCCTCGGTGCCGGGAATGGTTTCGGTCACCGCGCGACCGCGCTCATCGGGCTGACCCAGGCGCGTGTGCATCAGCTCGACACCTTCAACCTTGTCCTTACCGACGATGGCCGTCGGCTGGCGATTGAAGACGAACTCGACACCTTCGTCGCGACTGGCCTGGTAGTCCCGTTTCGAGCCCTGCATGCTGTCTTCGTCGCGGCGATACGTACAGGTTACTTTCGCTGCATTCTGACGAATGGCGGTGCGGTTGCAGTCCATCGCGGTGTCACCGCCACCGAGCACAACGACACGCTGGTCGCGCAGGTCAATAAAGCTGTCGCGTGCGTCGGGCAGGAACAGCTCGCGGTTGATGTTACCGATCAGGTACGGCAACGACTGGTGCACGCCGGGCAGGTCGCCGCCCGGCAGGTTACCGGTTACGGCGGTGTACGCACCGGTGCCAATGAACACCGCATCGTAGCGTTCGATCAGCACATCGAAACGGATATCGACGCCAACTTCGGTATCGAGCACGAATTCGACGCCCATCTCTTCCATGATCTGGCGCCGTGTTTCGACGATCTGCTTTTCCAGCTTGAACGGCGGAATACCAAAAGTAAGCAATCCGCCGATCATCGGGTACTTGTCGTACACCACCGGCGTTACACCGTTACGCACCAGGATATCAGCACAGCCAAGCCCGGCCGGCCCGGCGCCGACTATGACGACCTTCTTGCCGGTATCAACGACGCCGGACATGTCCGGACGCCAGCCCTGTCGC encodes:
- a CDS encoding FAD-dependent oxidoreductase — its product is MKEYPLQFLEIPRQDPEKEPVNARIRNFREIYGQYQADQAAQQSGRCINCGVPFCEWKCPVHNYIPAWLELVREGNLFEAAELSHQTNSLPEMCGRICPQDRLCEGACTLNDGLGAVSIGSIEKYITDEALRQGWRPDMSGVVDTGKKVVIVGAGPAGLGCADILVRNGVTPVVYDKYPMIGGLLTFGIPPFKLEKQIVETRRQIMEEMGVEFVLDTEVGVDIRFDVLIERYDAVFIGTGAYTAVTGNLPGGDLPGVHQSLPYLIGNINRELFLPDARDSFIDLRDQRVVVLGGGDTAMDCNRTAIRQNAAKVTCTYRRDEDSMQGSKRDYQASRDEGVEFVFNRQPTAIVGKDKVEGVELMHTRLGQPDERGRAVTETIPGTEEVIPADAVVIAFGFRPSPAPWLAEHGIDLLPDGRVAVSPDPATPFRTSNPKVFAGGDMVRGADLVVTAVFEGREAARGILNSLDL